The Fibrobacter sp. genome contains the following window.
TGCCCAGTTGTACAGAAAGCAGGGATGGTTTCGTAAACTTTATAGACGGGACGAAGGAAGGCTTTGTTTGCAAGGATCGTAAGTGGGTTCATTACGATATGATTGCTGACGTTGAAGAAAATCTGCCTGGCTGTACTGGCTCAAGAGAAGGCCTGTCAGCTTACCTTTATGAAGAAGACCGCGAGTTGAATTGCGTGGAAGGCTCCTGGGATGTTGTTGGCGAGGTTGCAAGCTCCTCTTCCAGTGTCATCCTGAGCGATAGCGAAGGATCTAGCAGTTCTTCTGCAAAGAGTAGCAGCTCTGTAGCCTCTTCAAGTTCCGTAACATCCTCTTCTTCTGTCGCAAGTAGTTCTTCTTCGAGTGTCATCCCGGGCACCGACCCGGGATCTTCTTCCTCTTCCAGCGTCATTCAGAGTTCGTCGAGCGAAGGAACTAGCATCAAGGATGGAAGTAAATACGATGCGTCGGCAAATACCTTGACCGACCTCCGCGACAACAAAATCTACAAGACCGTCACCATCGGCACCCAGACATGGATGGCCGAGAACCTGAACTACGCATACACTGGCGTGAAGTACAAATACATCAGTTACACTTCCGATTCCACCAGTTGGTGCTACGAAAACAAGGCTTCCAACTGCGACAAGTACGGTCGCCTTTATACCTGGAGTGCAGTGATGGATAGTGCTGCCCAGTTCAATGTAAATGCGGGAACCAAGTGTGGCTATGGCAAGACCTGTACCCCCAATAGCCCCCACCGCGGCATTTGCCCCGAAGGCTGGCATGTGCCCACGGACGAGGAGTACAGTACTCTGTACACCTACATCGGAGGTTCCGACACCGCTGGTTCGTTGTTGAAATCCACCAGTGGCTGGGATGATTATTACGGCAAGAGCGGTAACGGTACCGACAAGTATGGCTTCTCGGTGCTCCCCGCCGGAAGCAGGAGCGAACATGGCAGTTTCAGCTATGAGGGCTGCTACGCCCTCTTGTGGTCTGCTTCTGAGAAATTTAGCAGCTACGCGTGGTACCAGTACTTCGGCTACGATTACGACTACGCAGGCCAGTACAACATCTACAAGGACAACGGTCGAAGTTTGCGTTGCCTCAAGGACTAAAGCGATGGTGACCTTTGATCACTTAGTGCTTTAGCACTTATGTGATTCATGGCCCCCTTTAGGGGGATGTTGCGCAGACAAACATGTTTGTCTGCATAACCGAGCCTGAGCGTAGGCGCTTTAGCACCCTCGAATTAGGCATTGCGTAAGCCAAGCCTAATAGCGGCCTAGGCTAGGTGAACGAAGTATTTCCTGTCTATTGACATATCCGTCAAATAGATTTATATTCTCCTTGACATTCGATAATCCGTCTGATAGTGGTGTGAAGTTTTTGCAGACACGCTGGCTTCCGAGTCCCAGGGCGGCAGTTGCATCGTTTGGCATTAGCGGTAAAAAAAGCAGGATTTGGGTCGGTGAGTAACGCGGCTGACTAGGGGAGTGGGCCTCCGCCTGCGAAATGCCAAGCACATCCTCGGTAGATAATACCGAATTTCACAAAAAATGTTGTTATGCCAATGCACGTTATGCGTGTATTGGTTCTGCGTATCGTTCCTAGAAATCGCATCAGGTTTCTGGGTGTGATATGTTGTCTTAAATCCTTAAAATTTCAAACCCTAATGAGGTAAAAATGAATAGAAACCAGTATGCAAAAATGATGCAGGATATTCACGAAACCCGCATCGCTGGTGGCGACGTCGCCGCCTGTATTACCAAATATCGTGAAATGTACAAGTATGTTTATGTCTATAACGATTCGTGCTTCAAGAAAATTTTTGGAGCCATTGAAAACAGGGGGCTGGCCGCCAGTTTCCTGAATGCAATCCTTAATCTGGAAGGCCCTAGGTGCATCGGCAAGTTGGATTTTATCGATCCTTCTGTTCCTGGCGGACCTTTCGTTAAGTCGGTGACTTCGGACCTTGTTGCAGAAGATCCCGACAAGAACCGCATTGTTATCGAGGTTCAGCACAAGGGAAATTCGACCTTCAAGGATCGCCTTGTTTTCTACACGGCCTGCCACACTTTGCAGAGCAAGGTTCCTGGAGACACCTTTACCCTGCGCCATGTGGATTACATTGCCCTCCAGATGTTCGATGCGTATTCCGATAGCGAAGACTATAAGCATGTTGTGCAGTTGAAGGATCAGCATAATGTACTGTACCACGGAAAGAACGTATTGACCATTGTGGAAATCGAGAAGTTCCTGAATGGGAATTACGATACTGACGACAGTCGCTTGGCAGATTGGCTCCGCGCTATCGATCTGGTGAATAACGAGTTCAATGGTGAGGTCAAAAATCGGTATTTGGTGGACTTGCAAAACGCCGCGAAGTTGAGTAATTTTGATATGGATTACTTGCTGACGGAGGCAAAGAACATGTCTGACCACGCTTATGAACTGTCTGTTGAACGTGACGAAGCTCGCCTTGAAGGCATTGCCGAAGGACGTGCAGAAGGCATTGCCGAAGGTCGAGCAGAGGGCCGTGCAGAAGGTCGTGCGG
Protein-coding sequences here:
- a CDS encoding fibrobacter succinogenes major paralogous domain-containing protein; this translates as MNGKIFGNSLVKAGFVAFALALGLAACGDGESSNGPTNNHEDTNISFVGSEDDLPSCTESRDGFVNFIDGTKEGFVCKDRKWVHYDMIADVEENLPGCTGSREGLSAYLYEEDRELNCVEGSWDVVGEVASSSSSVILSDSEGSSSSSAKSSSSVASSSSVTSSSSVASSSSSSVIPGTDPGSSSSSSVIQSSSSEGTSIKDGSKYDASANTLTDLRDNKIYKTVTIGTQTWMAENLNYAYTGVKYKYISYTSDSTSWCYENKASNCDKYGRLYTWSAVMDSAAQFNVNAGTKCGYGKTCTPNSPHRGICPEGWHVPTDEEYSTLYTYIGGSDTAGSLLKSTSGWDDYYGKSGNGTDKYGFSVLPAGSRSEHGSFSYEGCYALLWSASEKFSSYAWYQYFGYDYDYAGQYNIYKDNGRSLRCLKD
- a CDS encoding Rpn family recombination-promoting nuclease/putative transposase, with translation MNRNQYAKMMQDIHETRIAGGDVAACITKYREMYKYVYVYNDSCFKKIFGAIENRGLAASFLNAILNLEGPRCIGKLDFIDPSVPGGPFVKSVTSDLVAEDPDKNRIVIEVQHKGNSTFKDRLVFYTACHTLQSKVPGDTFTLRHVDYIALQMFDAYSDSEDYKHVVQLKDQHNVLYHGKNVLTIVEIEKFLNGNYDTDDSRLADWLRAIDLVNNEFNGEVKNRYLVDLQNAAKLSNFDMDYLLTEAKNMSDHAYELSVERDEARLEGIAEGRAEGIAEGRAEGRAEGRAEGRADGLAEAKRSAVIKALKRGKLTVDEIAEDNDLPLEEVLKIQKEQP